One Numenius arquata chromosome 9, bNumArq3.hap1.1, whole genome shotgun sequence DNA window includes the following coding sequences:
- the IAH1 gene encoding isoamyl acetate-hydrolyzing esterase 1 homolog gives MGWCWVPHRCPSLLPGPDLPPRKEGAEREPPPSRGGPLSRHRESGEAPSFSSSSFSFSSSSSPGAGGRPAAAMALAEAGARGRLLLWPRVVLFGDSITEHSFQENGWGASLAERLVRKCDVVNRGLSGYNTRWAKLILPRLISRSTGAESTVAVTIFFGANDSALKDLNPKQHVPVEEYAANLKSMIQYLKSVDITEDRIILITPPPLQESAWEKECVAKGDKLNRRNATTGEYAQACVQVARDCGTDVLDLWTLMQKNQDFSSYLSDGLHLSAKGNSFLAAQLWSHLDKKLSALPSLLPYWRDVDHMDPEASLL, from the exons ATGGGCTGGTGTTGGGTTCCCCACCGTTGTCCTTCCTTACTCCCGGGCCCAGATCTACCCCCAAGGAAAGAGGGGGCAGAAAGGGAGCCTCCCCCGAGCCGCGGCGGCCCCCTTTCCCGCCACAGAGAAAGCGGCGAggccccttccttctcctcttcttccttctccttctcctcctcctcctcccccggtGCCGGCGGACGTCCGGCGGCAGCCATGGCGCTGGCGGAGGCGGGGGCCCGCGGGCGGCTGCTACTCTGGCCGCGCGTCGTCCTCTTCGGAGACTCCATCACTGAG CACTCCTTCCAGGAAAATGGCTGGGGGGCATCCCTCGCTGAGAGACTGGTCAG AAAATGTGATGTTGTGAACCGTGGGCTCTCGGGGTACAACACCAGGTGGGCTAAACTGATCCTTCCCAGGCTGATCAGTAGAAGTACCGGTGCTGAGAGTACTGTTGCAGTTACTATTTTCTTTGGAGCCAATGACAGTGCTTTGAAAG ATCTGAACCCTAAGCAACACGTCCCTGTGGAGGAATATGCCGCGAACTTAAAGAGCATGATACAGTACCTGAAGTCTGTGGACATTACCGAGGACAGGATTATTTTGATAACGCCACCACCTCTTCAGGAATCGGCTTGGGAGAAGGAGTGTGTTGCCAAAG GTGACAAATTAAATCGCCGCAATGCCACCACCGGGGAATACGCCCAGGCCTGCGTCCAGGTGGCGAGGGACTGTGGGACGGATGTACTCGACCTCTGGACACTGATGCAGAAAAATCAG GATTTCTCTTCCTATTTGTCTGATGGGCTCCATTTATCAGCGAAAGGCAACAGCTTTCTGGCAGCACAGCTTTGGTCACACCTGGACAAAAAACTGTCTGCTCTTCCCTCGCTGCTCCCCTACTGGCGTGACGTGGACCACATGGACCCCGAGGCCAGTCTGCTGTGA